In Pseudomonadota bacterium, the following proteins share a genomic window:
- a CDS encoding phosphomannomutase/phosphoglucomutase: MTHTFHPSILRAYDIRGVIGETLSQRDAYFIGRAFATRVKQEEGRVVCVGRDGRLSSPELMQSVIQGLSEGGLDVICVGLGPTPLTYFAMHHLKADAALMVTGSHNPANYNGFKMCLSKGPMFGRDIEELGQIAEAGDLSEGSGKTTDRDLAAIYLEYLLKDFSTHYPNAKSLKIAWDAGNGAAGELLEDLAKELPGEHILLNTTIDGTFPAHHPDPVVLENLVQLQQAVAEGGCDLGIAFDGDGDRIGVIDGQGRMIFGDLLVTLFAGEVLKTHPSAPIIVDVKASQVFFEEVKRLGGEPIMWRTGHSIIKSKMKQIDCPLAGEMSGHMFFADRYFGFDDALYAAMRLIGIVSSQEETIAQWRDRLPQRISTPEMNIACDDVKKFQIIEEITEKLKAQPDIALNDIDGVRVTTKAGWWLLRASNTQSALVARIEADTQENVEKLRQELAAHLAAYGLKAT, from the coding sequence ATGACCCATACTTTCCACCCCTCAATTCTTCGTGCTTACGACATTCGTGGTGTCATAGGTGAAACTTTATCTCAAAGAGATGCTTATTTTATAGGCCGTGCTTTTGCCACTCGGGTGAAACAGGAAGAGGGCCGTGTGGTTTGTGTGGGGCGAGATGGCCGTCTAAGCTCTCCAGAGTTAATGCAAAGCGTGATTCAAGGATTGAGCGAAGGCGGACTGGATGTGATCTGTGTTGGATTAGGACCAACCCCTTTGACCTATTTTGCTATGCACCACCTAAAAGCTGATGCGGCTTTGATGGTCACAGGCTCGCACAATCCGGCAAATTATAATGGCTTTAAAATGTGTTTGTCCAAGGGACCAATGTTTGGTCGTGATATTGAAGAGTTGGGGCAGATTGCTGAGGCTGGAGATTTATCAGAGGGTTCTGGAAAAACAACAGATCGTGATTTGGCGGCAATTTACCTAGAGTATTTACTTAAGGATTTTAGCACCCACTATCCCAATGCAAAATCACTCAAGATTGCCTGGGATGCTGGAAATGGTGCAGCTGGCGAATTGCTTGAAGATTTAGCGAAAGAACTGCCTGGTGAGCATATACTTTTAAATACAACAATTGATGGTACCTTTCCAGCGCATCACCCGGACCCGGTAGTGCTGGAGAACCTGGTGCAACTGCAACAAGCAGTGGCTGAGGGTGGTTGCGATTTGGGGATTGCTTTTGATGGCGATGGGGATCGGATCGGAGTGATTGATGGCCAGGGGCGTATGATCTTTGGTGACTTGTTGGTTACGTTGTTTGCCGGGGAAGTTTTAAAGACGCATCCGAGTGCACCCATTATCGTGGATGTTAAAGCCAGCCAGGTTTTCTTTGAGGAAGTCAAACGTTTAGGCGGCGAACCCATAATGTGGCGCACCGGGCACTCGATCATCAAGTCCAAGATGAAACAAATTGATTGTCCGCTGGCAGGTGAGATGAGTGGGCACATGTTCTTTGCCGACAGGTATTTCGGCTTTGACGATGCGTTGTATGCAGCTATGCGATTGATTGGCATTGTCTCTAGCCAAGAGGAGACCATAGCGCAGTGGCGTGATCGCTTACCGCAACGTATAAGTACACCTGAAATGAACATTGCTTGTGATGACGTTAAAAAATTTCAGATTATTGAAGAGATTACAGAGAAATTGAAAGCGCAACCGGACATTGCGCTTAATGATATCGACGGCGTTAGGGTGACAACGAAAGCAGGCTGGTGGTTGCTGCGCGCTTCTAATACACAAAGCGCGCTGGTGGCGCGAATTGAAGCCGATACTCAAGAGAATGTGGAAAAGTTACGCCAAGAGCTGGCAGCGCATCTTGCTGCATACGGATTAAAAGCGACATGA